A genomic stretch from Erigeron canadensis isolate Cc75 chromosome 9, C_canadensis_v1, whole genome shotgun sequence includes:
- the LOC122580891 gene encoding uncharacterized protein LOC122580891 produces MDCLEEIFLNPNAPEGVNDEFVYEEPDDEFESPDVRAEFDYDHDVFYTKEVFDTHIDLVDWAQRTAKELGYVLVTRRSNATKGGEVKKVVLICNRGEKKR; encoded by the exons atggATTGCTTGGAGGAAATTTTCTTAAATCCAAATGCGCCGGAAGGTGTAAATGACGAGTTTGTGTACGAAGAGCCTGATGACGAATTTGAATCCCCAGATGTCCGTGCTGAATTTGATTACGATCACGATGTTTTTTATACCAAGGAG gTGTTTGACACACACATAGATTTGGTAGACTGGGCTCAAAGAACGGCAAAggagcttggttatgtgttagtAACACGAAGATCAAATGCCACAAAAGGCGGAGAAGTTAAAAAGGTGGTCCTTATTTGCAACCGtggtgaaaaaaaaagataa